Proteins encoded within one genomic window of bacterium:
- a CDS encoding Gfo/Idh/MocA family oxidoreductase — protein sequence MKKLRFVLVGTGNIATTYVRAAANVEEAEIVAVVSRSAERAARYAAANGFEASSVGLESVGVPYDAVMLATPNGLHHRDTLAAAALGKHVLTEKPLDVTLPKMDEMIAACRAAGVRLGVSFQRRMSPANIELKRMIDSRAFGRIYVTDLFVKFLRPQSYYDSAEWRGTLAVDGGGPFMQQASHNVDTLTWFFGVPRTVMAKTALLAHTGIEVEDHGAAVLTWPDGMFGTIIASTVTAPGFPVRMELHSERGSFITVNDEVVDWKMEGVTPPAVAPAKAIHSGAGAAGVAVTETGGHEAIIRDFCHAVWEGRDPVVSGEQGRATGLVIDSIYRAAREGREITLP from the coding sequence ATGAAAAAGCTCAGGTTCGTTCTGGTGGGGACCGGCAATATCGCCACCACCTATGTCCGGGCGGCGGCGAACGTGGAGGAGGCCGAGATCGTGGCGGTGGTGAGCCGCAGCGCCGAGCGGGCGGCCAGATACGCCGCGGCCAACGGTTTCGAGGCCTCCTCCGTGGGCCTGGAGAGCGTAGGAGTGCCCTATGACGCCGTGATGCTGGCCACGCCCAACGGCCTTCACCACCGTGACACCCTGGCCGCGGCCGCCCTGGGCAAGCATGTGCTGACCGAGAAGCCCCTGGATGTGACCCTGCCCAAGATGGACGAGATGATCGCGGCCTGCCGCGCCGCCGGAGTGCGCCTGGGGGTGAGTTTCCAGCGCCGCATGAGCCCGGCCAACATCGAGCTGAAACGGATGATAGACTCCCGCGCGTTCGGCAGAATCTATGTCACCGACCTGTTCGTCAAGTTCCTCCGCCCGCAGAGCTACTACGACAGCGCCGAGTGGCGCGGCACCCTGGCGGTGGATGGTGGCGGGCCGTTCATGCAGCAGGCCAGCCATAATGTCGACACCCTGACCTGGTTCTTCGGCGTGCCGCGCACGGTGATGGCCAAGACCGCGCTGCTGGCCCACACCGGGATCGAGGTGGAGGACCACGGCGCCGCGGTGCTGACCTGGCCGGACGGGATGTTCGGCACGATCATCGCCTCCACCGTGACCGCGCCCGGGTTCCCGGTGCGCATGGAGCTGCACTCCGAGAGGGGCTCCTTTATCACGGTGAACGACGAGGTGGTGGACTGGAAGATGGAGGGCGTGACCCCGCCCGCGGTGGCGCCGGCGAAGGCGATCCACAGCGGCGCGGGCGCGGCGGGCGTGGCGGTGACCGAGACCGGCGGGCACGAGGCGATCATCCGCGATTTCTGCCACGCCGTGTGGGAGGGCCGCGACCCGGTGGTCAGCGGCGAGCAGGGACGCGCCACCGGCCTGGTGATCGACAGCATTTACCGCGCCGCCCGCGAGGGACGGGAGATAACGCTCCCCTGA